From Calonectris borealis chromosome 9, bCalBor7.hap1.2, whole genome shotgun sequence, one genomic window encodes:
- the RAP2B gene encoding ras-related protein Rap-2b has protein sequence MREYKVVVLGSGGVGKSALTVQFVTGSFIEKYDPTIEDFYRKEIEVDSSPSVLEILDTAGTEQFASMRDLYIKNGQGFILVYSLVNQQSFQDIKPMRDQIIRVKRYERVPMILVGNKVDLEGEREVSFGEGKALAEEWSCPFMETSAKNKASVDELFAEIVRQMNYASQPNGDEQCCSSCAIL, from the coding sequence ATGCGGGAGTACAAGGTGGTGGTGCTGGGCTCGGGCGGCGTGGGCAAGTCCGCCCTCACCGTCCAGTTCGTGACGGGCTCCTTCATCGAGAAGTATGACCCCACCATCGAGGACTTCTACCGCAAGGAGATCGAGGTGGACTCCTCGCCGTCGGTGCTGGAGATCCTGGACACGGCGGGCACCGAGCAGTTCGCCTCCATGCGGGACCTCTACATCAAGAACGGGCAGGGCTTCATCCTGGTCTACAGCCTGGTGAACCAGCAGAGCTTCCAGGACATCAAGCCCATGCGGGACCAGATCATCCGGGTGAAGAGGTACGAGAGGGTGCCCATGATCCTGGTGGGCAACAAGGTGGACCTGGAGGGCGAGCGGGAGGTCTCCTTCGGGGAGGGCAAAGCCCTGGCCGAGGAGTGGAGCTGCCCCTTCATGGAGACCTCGGCCAAAAACAAAGCCTCGGTGGACGAGCTCTTCGCGGAGATCGTCAGGCAGATGAACTACGCCTCGCAGCCCAACGGGGACGAGCAGTGCTGCTCCTCCTGCGCCATCCTctga